A window of the Lepisosteus oculatus isolate fLepOcu1 chromosome 14, fLepOcu1.hap2, whole genome shotgun sequence genome harbors these coding sequences:
- the LOC138242805 gene encoding zinc finger protein 180-like, with product MNNLDTINITQICNELGCVSVQEHSEELDVLNLTEQDMDPKLIDPAEQQTDVPGEENSVEIQHREESQYREEQQQLLQGLIIIRPCSVQVERLSLQSLKQSYDPLVSDDFTHRFNNLVTEKSVESFNELESMSVLGQREEQLNELGGFNLRELGMESQMIHTAEQHTEGHDGKNKSQFQHTEQDHSMEHLQNKRPQHDTRMRKNRSRPCSDGVDKLPLRHREKQRFCQSSISKSYQHLHTGERPFSCSQCGKSFILSHDLKTHQRIHTGERLFSCSQCGKSFSQSSILIAHQRSHTGERPFSCSQCGKSFSRKNYLQTHQRIHTGERPFSCSQCGKSFSQSSNLITHQRIHTGERPFSCSQCGKSFSQSSDLKTHQRIHTGERPFSCSQCGKSFSKSSHLKRHQHIHTGERPFSCSQCGKSFSRKNPLQSHQCSHTGERPFSCSQCGKSLVGQVT from the coding sequence ATGAATAATCTGGACACAATCAATATTACACAAATTTGTAATGAACTgggctgtgtctctgtacaagagcacagtgaagaactggatgttttaaatcttacagagcaggatATGGATCCCAAGTTGATTgaccctgcagagcagcagactgatgtacctggtgaagagaacagTGTTGAGATACAGCACCGAGAggagagtcagtacagggaggagcaacagcagctcctacagggcttgataataattaggccttgttctgttcaagtggagAGACTGTCGCTGCAGAGTCTAAAACAATCATATGATCCCTTAGTATCTGAtgactttacacacaggtttaataatctggttactgagaaaagtgttgaaagttttaatgaactggagagTATGTCTGTTCTTGGGCAAAGAGAGGAACAGCTGAATGAACTGGGTGGTTTTAATCTCAGAGAGCTGGGGATGGAGTCCCAGAtgattcacactgctgagcagcaCACTGAAGGACACGAtggaaaaaacaaatctcagtttcAGCACACAGAGCAAGACCATTCCATGGAGCACTTGCAGAATAAGAGACCCCAGCATGATACCAGGATGAGGAAGAATCGctcaaggccttgctcagatggagtggacaaactgccATTACGGCACAGGGAGAAGCAGCgtttctgtcagtctagcatttcaaaatcctatcagcaccttcacacaggagagagacctttcagctgtagtcagtgtgggaagagttttattctATCACATGACTTAAAAAcgcaccagcgcattcacacaggagagagactgttcagttgcagtcagtgtgggaagagttttagtcagtcaagtatcttaatagcccaccagcgcagtcacacaggagagagacctttcagctgcagtcagtgtgggaagagttttagtcggaaAAACTACTTACAAacacaccagcgcattcacacaggagagagaccattcagctgcagtcagtgtgggaagagttttagtcagtcaagtaacttaataacccaccagcgcattcacacaggagagagaccgttcagctgcagtcagtgtgggaagagttttagtcagtcaagtgacttaaaaacccaccagcgcattcacacaggagagagacctttcagttgcagtcagtgtgggaagagttttagtaagtcaagtcacttaaaaaggcaccagcacattcacacaggagagagaccattcagctgcagtcagtgtgggaagagttttagtcggaaAAACCCCTTACAGTCACACCAGTGcagtcacacaggagagagaccgttcagctgcagtcagtgtgggaagagtttagTCGGTCAAGTAACTTAG